Proteins from a single region of Octopus bimaculoides isolate UCB-OBI-ISO-001 chromosome 11, ASM119413v2, whole genome shotgun sequence:
- the LOC106873241 gene encoding uncharacterized protein LOC106873241 — protein sequence MHKSKATSTPTSTSSSASTSVQGSKNKGKTSNKSGSYSASDCESVSLNVGGSSDNNKSGVRDLDDGGKHDTDPSSVQSDSQQANRPPLDRQGEIGSAPLATFDTVDLSDEEVTNSKDTASANTEVVNNSDLPHASIVGTTSKTSLSVTTNTHTKEAASNELVHTVCSIPAAASKISTAETTTSTVTIHNKLPIVSSCLYKESHIAASSDVTSDDCSRNADVCQSNSPNSKSSKESVPVNVSKGSKSKKKQKIKNAASKTLSPSPAKESRQKKKTFFGRKTNASDLDGEKDSEVVSKQSEVVNHQLVDAPSSDDDADSRTYRGISPGCLDSPSSFASCKTDNLHDVTKDQQESVTLPSATEGAADVDFVNFDTTEDGTATPVATEPGSGPKLKDLSAVEKVNLLDDSSSSESDLSAAESLTTENIYSSFAAGRDSLKGNALKEVDDIGQQFDNFTEPTSFNSKRKAYERRLQRLQVKTTPINRPRSATPLSVVTLDEYTHLSSPEVSPNLEKLKIVLPSEQFGKPIKSPRGVGTSKENAFDFNEDRLFRHTKEAIVLQSDGSIGQSPRRIFIPPTLSPSQSPCKAAAGSPVSKLVLVSKLPAGTSPLVKSAAPTASTPTTTSITTTLPTSNPSLVPPSSSAPKCSVKKWEQFDDNTACPLQTVECSKLGPDSLEGSHSRDEAVKPDGKEQTKSKLFTAECSGNIESPLVGHRTQLRGQETEEEEEEILKVEIGSSEVGKAYNIELEVPTKDKMDISHNKPNC from the coding sequence ATGCACAAATCCAAAGCTACATCTACCCCAACATCAACTTCTTCGTCAGCATCGACATCAGTGCAGGGTTCGAAAAACAAAGGTAAAACGAGTAATAAAAGTGGTAGTTATAGTGCAAGTGATTGTGAAAGTGTTAGTTTAAAtgttggtggtagcagtgataATAACAAAAGTGGCGTCCGGGATTTAGATGATGGTGGTAAGCATGACACGGACCCTTCGTCTGTGCAGTCTGATTCACAACAGGCCAATCGTCCTCCTTTAGACAGGCAAGGAGAGATCGGATCTGCTCCCTTAGCTACTTTTGACACCGTTGACCTTTCTGACGAAGAAGTGACAAACAGCAAAGACACAGCTTCTGCAAACACTGAGGTAGTCAATAACAGCGATCTGCCACATGCTTCTATTGTAGGTACTACTTCAAAAACCTCTCTTTCAGTCACCACTAACACTCACACAAAAGAAGCCGCCTCAAACGAACTCGTTCATACAGTATGTTCTATTCCTGCAGCTGCGAGCAAAATAAGCACAGCTGAAACTACTACAAGTACTGTAACGATCCATAATAAACTACCTATAGTTAGTTCGTGTTTGTATAAAGAATCCCACATAGCTGCTTCCAGTGATGTTACATCGGACGACTGTTCTCGAAATGCTGATGTATGCCAAAGTAATTCACCAAACTCTAAGTCCTCAAAAGAATCAGTTCCCGTAAATGTCAGCAAAGGCAGTAAatcaaaaaagaaacagaaaataaaaaatgctGCAAGTAAAACATTATCTCCATCGCCAGCTAAAGAGagtaggcaaaagaaaaaaacgtttttTGGTCGCAAAACAAACGCATCGGACTTAGATGGAGAAAAGGACAGTGAAGTGGTTTCTAAACAATCTGAGGTTGTAAACCATCAGCTTGTTGATGCACCTTCGTCTGACGATGATGCGGACAGCAGGACGTATAGAGGGATATCTCCAGGATGCTTGGACTCACCATCTTCGTTTGCATCATGTAAAACTGATAATTTACATGATGTAACTAAAGATCAACAGGAATCAGTCACATTACCTTCTGCAACAGAAGGTGCCGCAGACGTTGATTTTGTTAACTTTGATACAACTGAAGATGGTACAGCTACTCCAGTAGCAACAGAGCCAGGCTCTGGACCCAAGTTAAAAGATTTAAGTGCTGTAGAAAAAGTAAACTTACTCGATGACTCTAGTTCATCAGAAAGTGATCTAAGTGCTGCAGAAAGCCTAACGACCGAAAATATCTACTCATCTTTCGCTGCTGGTCGGGATTCTCTTAAAGGTAATGCATTGAAAGAAGTTGATGATATTGGTCAACAGTTTGATAACTTTACAGAACCCACCTCTTTCAATTCTAAACGCAAAGCTTATGAACGAAGATTACAGCGACTGCAAGTAAAAACCACTCCTATCAACAGACCACGTAGTGCTACACCTCTCAGTGTTGTGACTTTAGACGAATATACACATCTTAGTTCCCCAGAAGTATCTCCTAATTTGGAAAAACTGAAAATAGTTTTGCCTTCTGAACAGTTTGGAAAGCCAATAAAAAGTCCTCGTGGTGTTGGTACTTCCAAAGAAAATGCCTTTGACTTTAATGAGGATCGTTTGTTTCGACATACGAAGGAAGCTATAGTTTTACAAAGTGATGGTTCCATTGGACAGTCTCCTCGTCGAATTTTTATTCCCCCAACTCTTTCACCCAGTCAGTCTCCCTGCAAAGCTGCTGCCGGATCACCTGTATCCAAACTGGTTCTTGTATCGAAATTACCTGCAGGTACGAGTCCACTTGTGAAATCTGCTGCTCCTACTGCTTCTACTCCCACAaccacctccatcactaccaccttACCAACTTCAAATCCATCTTTAGTTCCTCCTTCATCGTCTGCACCAAAATGTTCTGTGAAAAAATGGGAGCAGTTTGATGATAATACTGCATGTCCACTGCAAACTGTAGAATGTAGTAAATTAGGACCAGATTCACTTGAAGGTAGTCACAGCAGAGATGAAGCTGTAAAACCTGATGGTAAAGAACAGACAAAAAGTAAACTTTTCACTGCTGAATGTAGTGGCAATATTGAGTCTCCTCTCGTTGGGCATAGAACCCAGCTGAGAGGTCAGGagacggaggaggaggaagaagagatatTAAAAGTTGAAATAGGTTCTAGTGAAGTAGGTAAAGCCTATAATATAGAACTGGAAGTGCCTACCAAAGATAAGATGGACATCTCTCACAATAAACCTAACTGTTGA